In Mytilus edulis chromosome 3, xbMytEdul2.2, whole genome shotgun sequence, the genomic window ATAACTGATTTTGTTAAACTACATTTATATTAGATACGTTTGTGATCAAATTTTGTATTTCGgattatttcatttaataatacACAGAATGAGAGAAATGTACAAAGCTCCCCCGCTAAAGTGATTCTATCCCGAGATAGATATCTCTTACAACGAGTGTGAAAACATAAGCTGATATACTGTGGAGGGTAATTAATGGATGCAGGACCTTATGATAACGTTGAATTCCCACCGATTAGACCAGGGTCACAGACCTGGTCTGGACCTCAGTCTTCTACAAAATTATATGGATATAATGTGGGATCTAGAGACAGGGTGACAGGAACCGTCACACCTACTTTAGCACCAGTGGCAGAAAGTGATGGAAATGATTATAACGAGGAGTTAGCCGAGATTGGAGAACAGAGACAATTGATAAACATTACATCACCTCCTGGGGTACAAACCTTTCCCTCAACATCCCCCGGGATTCATCAACCTCATGCACCTGGATTTCAGTCATCATCCTCAGATTTTCAAACGACATCTCCTGTCATTTTTCAATCTTCGCCCATGGGAATGCAGTCATCAggacaaatacaaaaaaaggtaagttttttcttcttaaaacatgttaaacatatatatatataccattttgGTCTATATTAAACttgtttatatgttatatttctattttattttcgtttattCTCCATTTTTCAAATAAAGTTATAACAGGTCGAGTTTCTATTTAAAGGTTAACGAAATCGGATGgggaaaacttttaaaatgtttataagttAAAGACTTTAACACGatcataaatgtatattttatgatgtagaATTAAGAGGATACAAATGTGATAGATTTCTTAAGGCACATTTGATGACATACACTGATGGTCAGTACACAATAATAGTGACCACCCTATATTTGGGTGATTTATTTCGTTATTTACTTTCTCCTTATTCTTGTATTATTGGTGTAAACAAATGAATATTTTCCTTGGACGTTATAAACTTTATATTGaagaaagaacaaacaaaaattggCATTTGATTACACGGCTATTATTATATTGTAACAAAACTTAGATACCTGATTTCTAGTCAAACATACTAAGGAATTTAAGATTTACATGTATCAATGTGACTTGTTGACAAAGGCATAACCAACAGATATCTTTGGATAAGTTTCTTACAACAAAAAGCAATTGTCGACCGATTTTTACTGTCTTTGATCAAATTATCAGAAATAAAGATTGGGACAAGACAACTAGGTTGATTGAACTTTTTGACTTTTGTGACTTCATTGTCACCGTTTTTCAGTATTTTCCATACTAACCGATATACCCTAATGTTTAggagaaaaaagggggaggggtttatgaattgttttaaaaaaacttacactttaccatttgataaataatTGCCCTCTGTCGGAAATGCACTATTAactcattggtttttttttctctccaaagaaacgttttataatattttcatgGTTGATATGGAAACCAATTAATCATCCGCATATTTCATTTCAAGTTACAACTATAATATTGAGACAGATGTGCAAATGGTCAAATGAATTTTCATAAATCATGTAATTTGTTTGTTCGGGACATGCCAAATAATTAACATTCACATGTTTGAGAGCAATAAACCTTCAAGACTGAagaatttgtacaaaaaaaacaatattctatACTACATTATATAATGCACTGAGTATAAGTATCTCGAACGATAATTACGATAAGATTTTATAGCAATTTGCAGCGTAGAAACATGATTATTTACAAGAAATTTGGCAAAATGTAAAACTCAAATTTATGTCTAGGACTTGTGGGTTTTATCTGTAAAACTTCGTTTTAAGCACGTTTCATGGGTTCCAAAAGAGCTCATAAAGTTGAACACCATGCTGATTTTCTCCACTAAAAATTAACATTAATCCCATTATAATTGATTTTCCAGTGCATTAGCATGACTTAAACTGTTGATTTTATAATCAAACTCATGTAGAATAATATTCCCtttgatttatttcaaaattacgTTTTTCTGGgttaatttgttctttttttacaaGACTGATCGCAAATAAGTATAACTTTTTTCTTAAATGCACAAAAACTTGTTTTCCTTACAAAATCATTTACATATGTTTCTGTACATTTGGTAAGAATTCTTCTCgtctattttatttaaattttataacgaGACAAGAATATGTTGATGACGATGTAAACTATTTTACAGTACATTAAATCTAAGTACTTTCGATTGTTGGcatataaaatttcatttcaaCTTAAACAGAGCAGAAAATGAAGCAATTATGGGAAACTTGAATAATTTAGAAtgtaaatttaagattttttgtaactTATATACAACATATTCGTCGTATGGGTTATTTGAACTTACACCCAAATTTATAAACTTAGTGTCAAATTTTTACCTTTACCTGACTTACTGGATATATTTACACATTTCTAACATTAAGGTACACATTTAAGGGTGGTGTTGGATATATGCACAAAgcaatatatatttcaatattatcgATTCAAAATTTATTTGTCGTATCGATATAGAGACGGATTCAGCCAAATGATCGACCAAACTAAAAATCAAAGAAAGCTGGTAATTTGTATCACCCCTTTTAAACATAAAGGATCTGCTAATGAACCTATACAATTGATAACATATGAGAAACATATATGGACACTGTGACCGACCGTGGGTATACATTTTGAACTAAACTTGACCACAAAATAGAGAACTTCAATTTTCTCATTATTAAGTTTCCTTTGCTATTTATAAATGGATGGAGGGGAAGATAGCAGGACGAGTAAATATATTCGTAGATGTATTGGATATAGGACAAGTTATATTGTTGAAATAGACATATATTTAGACAGATGTATTGATGAATGAATGAAGTtgtcataaatataaaattacaagTCTGGTATACTTGATGAGATTTTATAATTGCACAGAATAATGTGCATCACCTCATAACATTAACATGTCTACATGACTAATCAGAAGTGATCGAAATATTCTTTCGATATTGGACAAAACATATGTTTGTCAGTCAGTAATGAACATGGTATATACATCATAACGTATTCATTGCATATACAATGTATCATCTTTGTGTAATACAGAAATATACAGAATGCCTGAGATAACTTGTAATAACAAACCGGAATAAAAACGAAAGAGAATTTTTTTCTATCAACATTCCTCTTGTTTCCCCCAGACAGACTGTATCTATGAATGAATagatcaataaaaataataacttttcCGAATACTGTTACTGTCTCGCTTATACGGTATGCATATACCATGCATatacaaacaagagtgcacacgctgaaatgtctcgccttctatactaatcattgatattatgttgatagtcgtaagtataaagctaagctttattacaactgtcacataaacttaacattaaccaagataactaaaaaaagacaaatgacccttgaaaatgaggtcaaggtcagatgaaccatgccaggcagacatgtacagctaacaatgcttctatacaacatacatagttgacccattacttatagtttaagaaaaatagaccaaacacaaaaactaaacactgtgaaaatgaggtcacggtcaaataaatcctgcgcgactgacataaagatcataaaatatttccatacaccaaatatagttgacctatggcatatagtattagataaaaagaccaaaactcaaaaacttaactttgaccactgaacctaaaaatgaggtcaaggtcacatgatatctgcccgctagacatgtacaccttacaatcattccatacaacaaatatagtagacctattgcatatagtatgagaaaaacagagcaaaacacaaaaatttaactataaccactgaaccatgaaaatgaggtcaaggtcagatgacacctgtcagttggacatgtacaccttacagtccttccatacactgaatatactagccctattacttatagtatcttagatatggacttgaccaccaaaccttgttcactgatccatgaaatgaggtcgaggtcaagtgaaaactgtctgacagacatgaggaccttgcaaggtacgcacatatagttatccttttacttataataagagagaattcaacattacaaaaaatttgaacttttttttcaaggggtcactgaaccatgaaaatgaggtcaaggacattggacatgtgactgacggaaacttcgtaacatgaagcatcaatatacaaagtatgaagcattgaggtcttccaccttctaaaatataaagtttttaagaagtgagctaacgccgccgccggatcactatccctatgtcgagctttctgcaacaaaagttgcaggctcgacaaaaactagaTCTGATATGATTgataatgagacaattatccaccaaagttcaagtGTAATGAAATTAATGTAAGCACTTATAGGAAACCGTACTGCCTTCCACAATGATAAAAACTCATACTGTATAGTCGACTATAAATCAATTGTAGAAAACTAAAGGTCTAATTAATAACAAAACGAATAGAAATATATATGACAGACACGAACCAACGACAACGTGAAACCAAAGaaccacaggctcctgacttgggacaggcacatacactcGAATGTATGTATTAAATCTAGCCTATTGATAGACAAATTACTACTCGCTACTGTCACAAATTTGTCATTTAATGCAGTATTAGCTGATAAAAGACATCTAcgcatatttttatatttaaatgcatTGGAATGCTTAAGAGATTATGgcaatttatcattattttcacacACACATGTATGCCATCTGATATATTGAGTTAAAAACTTGATGGAAATGTACCATCTGTCAGTACCACAGAGGATACAGATTCATACACGCATCAGTTTAGCATTTAAAGAATCTAGTGTCTGATGTCGTCAAGATGTTAATCAAAACATTTTATGTGCTGGATATTGAAGATTTTATACACCACATCTCGTGCCaaactttcttttttattatgattaCCCTCAGTGTTGCAAAAAGGGGGTGTATAATGTAATAATACAAACATCGTTGTATAAGACATACCATCAGGCCGTATAACCTCATGTATCACCCTCTGATACCCCATTAAAGTTCGTGCCCCCGCCCTATGTCGTCTTTATAGATGATTAAGTATTTTAGATATGAGGGTTGAAGTAATGTATTTGGCACCAGCTGAACTTCCTACTTCTGACAAGAAATTGCTATGGTATGCACAATACAATAAACCAAGTTGAACTATCTGATTGTTCCTTGTCAAGTAAAATGATAATTTGTACTTTTTGCATAATTATAACTGTCTACTGATTGTAGGATACCGTCGTCAATGCAAATAAAGAAATCTTCATTGCCAACACACACGGGAATACACCTAATGCAGTGGCACACAAGTCTGCGACAATGCCTAACCTTACGCAACAGAAGTTCACGCCACAACCTTCCCCAAGCCTATCACGGACAGTGGTGGAACAGCCTAGATCAATTGCAAAAAGATTTACGGAATTAGATTTGAATCCCAGATCACAGGATGTATTTAGTAAGACGCATGCAACGAAGGGTAAAGCCTTATTATATAAAAGTTTGATGGAAGAAGGCAATAGAATGAAGGAAAACGTGTGGGATGTGAAAGGGAAGCCAGGCGAGATGTTGTCATATGAACAGCTCTTACAAGGTATGTCTATAACACAGCAGGATTTTCTCAACATACGTAACTCATTAGGTTGATTTGATTACTTATCTTAGAAAAGTttttaaatgccaaaaaaaaaaatacgggataAAAGTGCATCGTTAATGAATAAACCGGGCACTTACAATACATTAGACATTTTAGAAAGAATGTAGCTATTTGCTGTTAAACATGGTTATGGTATATTTAAACCTTAGTTAGATATTTTCCacacatttaaattatttaacaGAAACAAAAAGTCGGTTACGACAGCACATGTGTATTTTGAAGCAAATTAACATCGTTTCATTACTTTATTGAGATGGGTAATTGCTTAGAAGGTAAAGATAAGTGTTACATTTAAATGATAAAGCAACTCATCAACACATCTAAGAGGCAACATATGGTCTTCAATAATAGGCAAGTGTCCATACTATTATACAAAGCTCTAAATCGGCCAATATATTGATAATCTGATTA contains:
- the LOC139516536 gene encoding uncharacterized protein isoform X2, yielding MDAGPYDNVEFPPIRPGSQTWSGPQSSTKLYGYNVGSRDRVTGTVTPTLAPVAESDGNDYNEELAEIGEQRQLINITSPPGVQTFPSTSPGIHQPHAPGFQSSSSDFQTTSPVIFQSSPMGMQSSGQIQKKDTVVNANKEIFIANTHGNTPNAVAHKSATMPNLTQQKFTPQPSPSLSRTVVEQPRSIAKRFTELDLNPRSQDVFSKTHATKGKALLYKSLMEEGNRMKENVWDVKGKPGEMLSYEQLLQGMLIEGEMLLLGGSWLQFSNIDFLDPTGKESIKPSVGRGRLCLTNQRLLILSADIDSDANLKNPKETEYTLEISKCTTTYFQNIPLNGVLAVELSAVVGNSQESRIVSQKPCCCCGFCSCLPIPCCMTTWKADVPVYKTINNRTIKIGVVMPPWLTQTLIVVHLHPDIPLTTGRDFVSLLHNHAPRIH
- the LOC139516536 gene encoding uncharacterized protein isoform X1, which produces MDAGPYDNVEFPPIRPGSQTWSGPQSSTKLYGYNVGSRDRVTGTVTPTLAPVAESDGNDYNEELAEIGEQRQLINITSPPGVQTFPSTSPGIHQPHAPGFQSSSSDFQTTSPVIFQSSPMGMQSSGQIQKKDTVVNANKEIFIANTHGNTPNAVAHKSATMPNLTQQKFTPQPSPSLSRTVVEQPRSIAKRFTELDLNPRSQDVFSKTHATKGKALLYKSLMEEGNRMKENVWDVKGKPGEMLSYEQLLQGMLIEGEMLLLGGSWLQFSNIDFLDPTGKESIKPSVGRGRLCLTNQRLLILSADIDSDANLKNPKETEYTLEISKCTTTYFQNIPLNGVLAVELSAVVGNSQESRIVSQKPCCCCGFCSCLPSIVTDSRFLLCSKIPCCMTTWKADVPVYKTINNRTIKIGVVMPPWLTQTLIVVHLHPDIPLTTGRDFVSLLHNHAPRIH